The Opitutales bacterium ASA1 genome window below encodes:
- a CDS encoding aminotransferase class I/II-fold pyridoxal phosphate-dependent enzyme translates to MDTKRFIANHVVNLPKSGIRDFFEIVSKMKDVISLGIGEPDFRTPWHIREAGIYAIEKGRTHYTSNLGLIELRRSIAKYVGKNFSIGYRPEDEIIVTVGVSEAIDLACRALLNPGDKVMFHQPCYVSYHPSVTLTHGVGIPVPTYAKDDFALTAEALYAAWQPGTKLLMLNLPCNPTGGTCSRSQLEAIAKFVVEKDVIVLSDEIYSELTFEGEHVSIASLPGMKERTIFLHGFSKAFAMTGWRIGFACGPAELIEAMMKVHQYSMMCASIIAQDAAVEALERGEDGMKKMREQYHRRRDFIVRRFNEIGLKCHSPRGSFYTFPSVASTGLNEKDFAVGLLKAESVAVVPGTAFGENGAGFVRACFATSYEQLIEATDRIERYVGTLRK, encoded by the coding sequence ATGGATACGAAACGCTTCATCGCCAACCACGTCGTCAATCTCCCGAAGTCCGGCATCCGGGACTTCTTCGAGATCGTCTCGAAGATGAAGGACGTGATCTCGCTCGGCATCGGTGAGCCGGATTTCCGCACGCCCTGGCACATCCGCGAGGCCGGCATCTACGCCATCGAGAAGGGTAGGACGCACTACACGTCCAATCTCGGCCTGATCGAGCTCCGTCGCTCCATCGCCAAGTACGTGGGGAAGAACTTCTCCATCGGCTACCGACCCGAGGACGAGATCATCGTCACCGTCGGCGTCTCCGAGGCGATCGACCTCGCCTGCCGCGCGCTGCTCAACCCCGGCGACAAGGTGATGTTTCACCAGCCGTGCTACGTGAGCTACCACCCGAGCGTGACGCTCACGCACGGTGTCGGCATCCCCGTGCCGACGTATGCGAAAGACGACTTCGCGCTCACCGCCGAGGCGCTCTACGCCGCTTGGCAGCCGGGCACGAAACTGCTCATGCTCAACCTCCCGTGCAACCCCACGGGCGGCACCTGCTCGCGGTCGCAGCTCGAGGCCATCGCGAAGTTCGTAGTCGAGAAGGACGTGATCGTCCTCAGCGACGAGATCTACTCCGAGCTGACCTTCGAAGGCGAACACGTCTCCATCGCCAGCCTGCCGGGCATGAAGGAGCGCACGATCTTCCTGCACGGTTTCTCGAAGGCCTTCGCCATGACGGGCTGGCGGATCGGCTTCGCCTGCGGTCCGGCCGAGTTGATCGAGGCGATGATGAAGGTGCACCAATACTCGATGATGTGCGCCTCGATCATCGCGCAGGACGCCGCCGTCGAGGCGCTCGAGCGCGGCGAAGACGGCATGAAGAAGATGCGCGAGCAGTATCATCGCCGCCGCGACTTCATCGTGCGCCGTTTCAACGAGATCGGCCTGAAATGCCACTCGCCGCGTGGCTCGTTCTACACGTTTCCGTCAGTCGCCTCGACCGGCTTGAACGAGAAGGACTTCGCCGTCGGGCTGTTGAAAGCGGAAAGCGTGGCGGTCGTTCCGGGCACCGCTTTCGGTGAAAACGGCGCGGGTTTCGTCCGCGCTTGTTTCGCGACGAGCTACGAGCAACTCATCGAAGCCACCGACCGCATCGAGCGCTACGTCGGCACGCTGCGCAAGTGA